A single region of the Aeromicrobium chenweiae genome encodes:
- a CDS encoding methyltransferase translates to MDQTDSTSAATAPTPTDTIEFGGLHIAFDDRVLRPRAWTIAQSEWAAELLEDAADGPVLELFAGVGHIGLAGLTGSDRDLVLVDLNPVACVLARQNVDAAGLAARVEVREGRIDDVLEDTETFPLIIADPPWVPSAGIHEFPEDPHIAIDGGSDGLDLARTACQVIDRHLEPGGSAIVQLGSVEQAETIGEHLVNVLGSDIRVVETRQYDRGVLARLTR, encoded by the coding sequence ATGGACCAGACCGACTCGACCAGCGCCGCGACGGCCCCGACGCCGACGGACACGATCGAGTTCGGAGGTCTGCACATCGCGTTCGACGACCGCGTCCTGCGACCCCGGGCCTGGACGATCGCGCAGTCGGAGTGGGCGGCCGAGCTGCTGGAGGACGCAGCGGACGGGCCGGTGCTGGAGCTGTTCGCCGGCGTCGGGCACATCGGTCTGGCCGGTCTGACCGGATCGGACCGGGACCTCGTGCTGGTCGACCTCAACCCGGTCGCCTGCGTCCTGGCTCGGCAGAACGTCGATGCCGCCGGGCTCGCAGCCCGCGTGGAGGTCCGTGAGGGCCGCATCGACGACGTGCTCGAGGACACCGAGACGTTCCCGCTGATCATCGCGGACCCGCCGTGGGTGCCCTCCGCGGGCATCCATGAGTTCCCGGAGGACCCGCACATCGCGATCGACGGCGGGTCGGACGGCCTGGACCTCGCGCGGACCGCGTGCCAGGTCATCGACCGGCACCTCGAGCCGGGCGGATCGGCCATCGTGCAGCTGGGCTCCGTGGAGCAGGCCGAGACGATCGGTGAGCACCTGGTGAACGTCCTGGGCTCCGACATCCGGGTGGTCGAGACGCGCCAGTACGACCGAGGCGTGCTGGCGCGACTCACGCGCTGA
- a CDS encoding CDGSH iron-sulfur domain-containing protein has protein sequence MTAPEEHPDVILCADGPMLVRGDHVIQDAEGQLHRTTRPISAVCRCGKSASQPWCDGTHKVIPKR, from the coding sequence ATGACCGCCCCGGAGGAGCACCCCGACGTCATCCTCTGCGCGGACGGGCCGATGCTGGTGCGCGGCGACCACGTGATCCAGGACGCCGAGGGTCAGCTCCACCGCACGACACGTCCCATCAGCGCGGTGTGCCGGTGCGGCAAGTCCGCCTCGCAGCCGTGGTGCGACGGCACCCACAAGGTGATCCCGAAGCGCTAG
- a CDS encoding iron-containing redox enzyme family protein gives MLTPKGRGSLSETVFESMRASSPSWDDALRTLPDDDEDLQITLWALYELHYRGFEDVDDAREWQPELIELRRSLESSFEQQLRDRAPDTSPEGEFAETLFSFVADHDGPSLAKFVHRDATNEQALELLRLRSIYHLKESDPSAWLVPRLGYSTKAALMELQFDEYGGGDPTKLHAALFARGMDDCGLRNEYGAYIDDVPLEVLEENNAMSLFGLNRRLRGASLGHLAAFEITSSIPSRRIAQGFERLGLPASMIGYYTEHVEADAVHEQLAVRTICGSLLQDEPGLRDDVFFGAFTCLDLEDRFAHRMLKEWAA, from the coding sequence GTGCTGACCCCCAAGGGACGTGGGTCCCTCAGCGAGACCGTCTTCGAGTCGATGCGCGCGTCGTCGCCGTCCTGGGACGACGCCCTGCGCACCCTTCCCGACGACGACGAGGACCTGCAGATCACCTTGTGGGCCCTGTACGAGCTGCACTACCGCGGCTTCGAGGACGTCGACGACGCGCGCGAGTGGCAGCCCGAGCTGATCGAGCTGCGCCGGTCGCTGGAGTCGTCGTTCGAGCAGCAGCTGCGCGACCGCGCCCCGGACACCTCGCCCGAGGGCGAGTTCGCAGAGACGCTCTTCTCGTTCGTGGCCGACCACGACGGCCCGTCCCTGGCGAAGTTCGTGCACCGTGACGCGACCAACGAGCAGGCACTGGAGCTGTTGCGCCTGCGCTCGATCTACCACCTCAAGGAGTCGGACCCGAGCGCCTGGCTCGTGCCCCGTCTCGGCTACTCGACCAAGGCCGCGCTCATGGAGCTGCAGTTCGACGAGTACGGCGGCGGGGACCCCACCAAGCTCCACGCGGCCCTGTTCGCCCGCGGCATGGACGACTGCGGGCTGCGCAACGAGTACGGCGCCTACATCGACGACGTCCCCCTGGAGGTGCTCGAGGAGAACAACGCGATGTCGCTGTTCGGCCTCAACCGCCGCCTGCGCGGTGCGTCCCTCGGGCACCTCGCAGCATTCGAGATCACGAGCAGCATCCCGTCGCGCCGCATCGCCCAGGGCTTCGAGCGCCTCGGCCTGCCCGCGTCGATGATCGGCTACTACACCGAGCACGTCGAGGCCGACGCCGTCCACGAGCAGCTGGCCGTGCGGACGATCTGCGGCTCGCTGCTGCAGGACGAGCCGGGGCTGCGCGACGACGTGTTCTTCGGTGCGTTCACGTGCCTCGACCTCGAGGACCGTTTCGCCCACCGCATGCTCAAGGAGTGGGCCGCATGA
- a CDS encoding acyltransferase family protein: MSQATHRGDTSTKRPPARPDIQGMRALAVLAVVLYHADVPFITGGFVGVDFFFVLSGFLITGLLLRELETTHRIRLSQFWGRRARRLIPASALVLVVTVVASGRILPFLDRKPVSIDALWATAFGANWRFAQQQTDYLDADRALSPIQHFWSLGVEEQFYAVVPLVFLGAALVARHRVATAGAARGVRDARLLLGVVLATVLVVSLAYCVHLTGRNQPYAFFGTHARAWQLAAGGLLALAAPRLGGLGRPWAAAASLAGFALFGASLVFLSDGGTVAGHAYPSLLAVLPTAAAVLLLVGGTARTELPTVFTRVLSLRPLTAVGDISYSLYLWHWPFIVLGVIYLDDDSVRTKLMLAVGAVLAATATYHLVEDPIRRSRLLGVRAKPVVSVAMGVVLLAAVVPVARHVANQEFVITARPPAPERDAPGASRHAVPAEPVDDTIVGLRPPVDEAAEDEDDILEIHCGLATHETRIPDRDHCTWEKGDRSVIVLGDSIAAASTPAVRAAARQERWTVTTWTKSDCTIADVVGRYKNMPGEFTECTRWRDAVIDRTIAEKPDLVLLGMSQGALDRLVSHRDGSDFTSRRDERREAAEGLTRTVRRLKDGGLRVALVDSPQRSPFDVVGCLMDEQSVSACTWKRSRLPSTTSLVARSERVHLVPTTDRYCSRGTCQPVIDRVVTIRDDLHFTTTFAKRLAPLFAHTLRQAARDRRPR, translated from the coding sequence GTGAGCCAGGCCACCCACCGCGGCGACACCTCCACGAAGCGCCCTCCGGCACGGCCCGACATCCAGGGCATGAGGGCGCTGGCCGTCCTGGCCGTCGTGCTCTACCACGCGGACGTCCCGTTCATCACCGGCGGATTCGTGGGCGTGGACTTCTTCTTCGTGCTGTCCGGCTTCCTGATCACCGGCCTGCTCCTGCGGGAGCTGGAGACGACGCACCGCATCCGGCTGTCGCAGTTCTGGGGACGACGGGCGAGGAGGCTCATCCCCGCCTCGGCCCTCGTCCTGGTCGTCACCGTGGTCGCGTCGGGCCGGATCCTGCCCTTCCTGGACCGCAAGCCGGTGAGCATCGACGCACTGTGGGCGACGGCGTTCGGCGCCAACTGGCGCTTCGCGCAGCAGCAGACCGACTACCTGGACGCCGACCGGGCGCTCTCGCCGATCCAGCACTTCTGGAGCCTGGGTGTCGAGGAGCAGTTCTACGCCGTGGTCCCGCTCGTGTTCCTCGGCGCGGCTCTCGTGGCGCGCCACCGCGTCGCCACCGCTGGGGCCGCGCGGGGGGTTCGCGATGCCCGTCTGCTCCTCGGTGTCGTGCTCGCCACGGTGCTGGTCGTCTCGCTCGCGTACTGCGTCCACCTGACGGGACGCAATCAGCCGTACGCGTTCTTCGGCACCCACGCCCGTGCCTGGCAGCTGGCCGCGGGCGGGCTGCTGGCCCTGGCCGCGCCCCGGCTCGGGGGGCTGGGCCGACCATGGGCGGCCGCGGCCTCGCTCGCCGGCTTCGCGCTGTTCGGTGCGTCGCTGGTCTTCCTGTCCGACGGTGGCACCGTGGCCGGCCACGCCTATCCGAGCCTCCTGGCGGTGCTTCCCACCGCGGCGGCAGTGCTCCTGCTCGTCGGGGGCACGGCCCGCACGGAGCTGCCGACGGTGTTCACCCGCGTCCTCAGCCTCAGGCCGCTGACTGCCGTCGGCGACATCTCGTACTCGTTGTACCTGTGGCACTGGCCGTTCATCGTCCTGGGCGTGATCTACCTCGACGACGACTCCGTGCGGACGAAGCTGATGCTCGCGGTGGGCGCCGTCCTCGCCGCCACCGCGACGTACCACCTGGTGGAGGACCCGATCCGCCGGTCGCGCCTGCTCGGGGTGCGGGCGAAGCCCGTGGTGTCCGTGGCGATGGGCGTCGTCCTGCTGGCCGCCGTCGTCCCCGTGGCGCGGCACGTCGCGAACCAGGAGTTCGTCATCACCGCCCGCCCGCCCGCGCCGGAGCGGGACGCGCCGGGGGCCTCGCGGCACGCGGTGCCGGCCGAGCCGGTGGACGACACGATCGTGGGGCTCCGGCCGCCGGTGGACGAGGCGGCGGAGGACGAGGACGACATCCTCGAGATCCACTGCGGCCTCGCGACCCACGAGACCCGGATCCCGGACCGGGACCACTGCACCTGGGAGAAGGGGGACCGGTCCGTGATCGTCCTCGGGGACTCCATCGCCGCGGCCAGCACACCCGCCGTCCGCGCGGCAGCCAGGCAGGAGCGGTGGACGGTCACCACGTGGACGAAGTCCGACTGCACGATCGCCGACGTCGTGGGCAGGTACAAGAACATGCCGGGGGAGTTCACCGAGTGCACGAGGTGGCGCGACGCCGTGATCGACCGCACGATCGCCGAGAAGCCCGATCTGGTGCTGCTAGGGATGTCGCAGGGGGCCCTGGACCGTCTCGTCTCGCACCGGGACGGCTCCGACTTCACCAGCAGGCGCGACGAGCGCCGGGAGGCGGCCGAGGGGCTGACCCGCACCGTCCGGCGGCTCAAGGACGGCGGCCTGCGGGTCGCGCTCGTGGACTCGCCGCAACGCTCGCCGTTCGACGTCGTGGGGTGCCTGATGGACGAGCAGTCCGTGTCGGCGTGCACCTGGAAGAGGTCCCGGCTCCCCAGCACCACGAGCCTCGTCGCGAGGTCCGAGCGCGTGCACCTCGTCCCGACGACCGACCGCTACTGCAGCCGCGGCACGTGCCAACCGGTCATCGACCGCGTGGTGACCATCCGCGACGACCTGCACTTCACGACGACGTTCGCCAAGCGGCTGGCGCCGTTGTTCGCCCACACCCTGCGCCAGGCCGCGCGCGACCGGCGACCTCGGTGA
- a CDS encoding haloacid dehalogenase type II produces the protein MGTTNRPRTLIFDVLGTLLDEDAGLLAAATELAGPEHAAAFASSWQQAHAAALTNVRDGARPYVSYEALHAEAVGAAAAETGLPVTTAQGQAASRFGHHLEPFDDVVAGLDELARDHRLVGLTNAGTAQAFAMSGHAGLRWTTLVSSETVGAFKPDPRMYAHARTSLALDPGSCLFVAAHPWDLDAAAAHGFRTAYVDRSASTSTEMDAYGRRFDHAVAGVGGLAAALAADLPTT, from the coding sequence GTGGGGACCACGAACCGCCCTCGAACGCTGATCTTCGACGTGCTCGGGACGCTCCTGGACGAGGACGCGGGCCTGCTGGCGGCAGCCACCGAGCTGGCCGGCCCCGAGCACGCCGCCGCCTTCGCGTCGTCCTGGCAGCAGGCCCACGCGGCCGCCCTCACGAACGTCCGCGACGGGGCGCGCCCGTACGTGTCGTACGAGGCCCTCCACGCGGAGGCGGTCGGCGCAGCGGCCGCCGAGACCGGCCTACCGGTCACCACCGCACAGGGTCAGGCGGCGTCGAGGTTCGGTCATCACCTGGAGCCGTTCGACGACGTCGTGGCCGGCCTCGACGAGCTCGCTCGCGACCACCGACTGGTCGGGCTGACGAATGCCGGGACCGCCCAGGCGTTCGCGATGTCCGGCCACGCGGGGCTTCGATGGACGACGCTCGTCTCGAGCGAGACCGTGGGCGCGTTCAAGCCCGATCCGCGCATGTACGCCCACGCCCGCACGTCACTCGCGCTCGACCCGGGCTCGTGCCTGTTCGTGGCGGCTCATCCCTGGGACCTCGACGCCGCTGCCGCCCACGGCTTCCGCACCGCGTACGTCGACCGGTCCGCCAGCACGTCCACCGAGATGGACGCCTACGGCCGGCGCTTCGACCACGCGGTCGCCGGCGTCGGCGGGCTCGCCGCGGCGTTGGCAGCCGACCTGCCGACCACGTAG
- a CDS encoding aldo/keto reductase produces MQTSRLGELEVPRIGLGVMGMSAFYTGAGRSDDDAVRVIHRAVELGISLIDTAEAYGPYVNEELLGRAIKGRREQVVVATKFGLVSHTSRALPVGAPNSSPDNIRPAVEGSLQRLQTDYLDLYYQHRVDPDTPIEEVVGVLSELVSEGKVRHIGLSEAGLDTIRRAHAVHPIAAVQSEYSLWSREPESQILPALRELGIGFVPYSPLGRGFLTGRLRSLDDLDEDDWRRTNPRFTGGNLERNMSIVDEVQAVAEEVEATAAQVALAWLLAQGTDIVPIPGSTRAERVEENALADQVSLTADQVARLNALAPAAGERYDEENMGAIDG; encoded by the coding sequence ATGCAGACGAGCAGACTAGGCGAGCTGGAGGTGCCCCGGATCGGACTGGGCGTGATGGGCATGTCCGCGTTCTACACGGGGGCAGGTAGGTCGGACGATGACGCTGTTCGCGTCATTCATCGTGCCGTGGAGCTGGGAATCTCTCTCATCGACACCGCCGAGGCCTACGGCCCCTACGTCAACGAGGAGCTGTTGGGGCGCGCCATCAAGGGCAGGAGGGAGCAGGTGGTGGTCGCCACGAAGTTCGGCCTCGTGTCGCACACGTCTCGCGCGTTGCCGGTCGGCGCGCCGAACAGCTCCCCGGACAACATCCGGCCAGCTGTCGAGGGATCGTTGCAGCGACTGCAGACCGACTACCTCGACCTGTACTACCAGCACCGGGTGGACCCCGACACCCCGATCGAGGAAGTCGTGGGAGTGCTGTCCGAGCTGGTATCCGAGGGGAAGGTGCGTCACATCGGACTGTCGGAGGCGGGACTGGACACGATCCGACGCGCTCACGCGGTCCATCCGATCGCAGCAGTGCAGTCGGAGTACTCGCTGTGGTCGCGCGAGCCCGAGTCCCAGATCCTGCCGGCGTTGCGCGAGCTCGGAATCGGCTTCGTGCCGTACTCGCCGCTCGGTCGCGGCTTCCTGACGGGCAGGCTGCGTTCGCTGGACGATCTCGACGAGGACGACTGGCGTCGTACCAACCCCCGCTTCACCGGCGGCAATCTCGAGCGGAACATGAGCATCGTCGACGAGGTCCAAGCCGTCGCCGAAGAGGTCGAGGCCACGGCGGCCCAGGTCGCTCTGGCGTGGTTGTTGGCGCAAGGGACTGACATCGTGCCGATCCCTGGATCGACGCGGGCGGAGCGGGTCGAGGAGAACGCGCTCGCCGACCAGGTCTCACTCACCGCCGACCAGGTTGCCCGCTTGAACGCGCTGGCTCCGGCTGCAGGCGAACGCTACGACGAGGAGAACATGGGCGCCATCGACGGGTGA
- a CDS encoding ester cyclase, whose protein sequence is MLTADVEAVPDVHRETQELAVDGNRLAARLINTRTPVKESLGVPPSGSSFEIAEFAIYEVRDGRFIHISAHRAGATLLKQLAG, encoded by the coding sequence GTGCTGACAGCCGACGTGGAGGCTGTCCCCGACGTCCACCGGGAGACCCAGGAGCTCGCCGTCGACGGCAACCGCCTCGCGGCACGACTCATCAACACCCGAACCCCGGTCAAGGAATCGCTCGGCGTGCCTCCGAGCGGATCCAGCTTCGAGATCGCCGAGTTCGCGATCTACGAGGTCCGCGACGGACGCTTCATCCACATCTCCGCTCATCGCGCCGGCGCAACCCTGTTGAAGCAGCTGGCGGGCTGA
- a CDS encoding TetR/AcrR family transcriptional regulator: MTNVHRASAGRPREFDLDEALDCAVEVFWRQGYEATSLADLTNAMHIGKPSLYAAFGNKEQLFKKALDRYTEGPGSYAVRAWAKPTARDVIDAFLRGAVEATTRPLSPHGCLGVQGALANSRDGQAAHDLLVEWRDAARVGLEGRFRRALEEGDLSPGTDPARLARYIMAVSFGIAVQAAGGAEFDDLIGIVDEVLLHWQA, encoded by the coding sequence ATGACCAATGTCCACCGCGCTTCCGCTGGCCGACCGAGGGAATTCGACCTCGACGAGGCGCTGGACTGCGCCGTCGAGGTCTTCTGGCGACAGGGTTACGAGGCGACGAGCCTGGCCGACTTGACGAACGCGATGCACATCGGCAAGCCCAGTCTGTATGCCGCGTTCGGCAACAAGGAGCAGCTGTTCAAGAAGGCGCTGGACCGCTACACGGAGGGGCCTGGCTCCTACGCGGTTCGCGCGTGGGCGAAGCCCACCGCTCGAGACGTGATCGACGCATTCCTCCGGGGCGCGGTGGAGGCCACCACGCGGCCGCTCAGCCCCCATGGCTGCTTGGGAGTGCAGGGAGCGCTGGCGAACAGTCGGGACGGCCAGGCGGCCCACGACCTGCTGGTGGAGTGGCGGGACGCCGCGCGAGTGGGTCTCGAGGGGCGATTCAGGCGCGCCCTCGAGGAGGGTGACCTGTCCCCCGGCACCGATCCTGCACGGCTGGCCCGCTACATCATGGCGGTGTCGTTCGGCATCGCGGTGCAGGCCGCCGGCGGGGCCGAGTTCGACGACCTCATCGGGATCGTCGACGAGGTCCTCCTCCATTGGCAGGCTTAG
- a CDS encoding Gfo/Idh/MocA family protein — protein sequence MDDGDGKSITERLATWPGPAGAHQERPIGVGMVGLSATGGWGRGAHLPAMAAAGGFELRGLVAQSAASGAAASAVHGAPSYASVEELAGADDVDLVVVTVKTPLHRDVVLPALSAGKPVFCEWPFAVDRDEAEKMTAAARGLSTFVGLQGRSTPTFRWLAELVAQGYVGDVLSASVLSTAIEWGTPVSDSMLYTLDRTQGATMLGIAFGHAIDPALMVVGELGDVVATTAVRHPHVPLGRTGRMVAMTADDQIAISGSLPNGAVLSAHQRGGTAGGPSFSMIIDGTEGTLEATAGNHPHLAPVSVRGARKGEKLTALSLPPAYDRFPRLAGSAIHSLTHAYAGIRDELHGHRRTVPDFAHGLRRHRLLDAIVESAATGRRVDLRPQASAQSHHTS from the coding sequence GTGGACGATGGCGACGGCAAATCGATCACAGAGCGACTGGCCACATGGCCGGGTCCCGCGGGCGCGCATCAGGAGCGACCCATCGGTGTCGGCATGGTCGGCCTGAGCGCGACCGGCGGATGGGGACGCGGGGCTCACCTGCCGGCGATGGCCGCCGCCGGCGGCTTCGAGCTCCGCGGGCTGGTGGCGCAGTCGGCCGCTTCAGGTGCTGCGGCAAGCGCCGTGCACGGCGCGCCGTCCTACGCATCCGTCGAAGAGTTGGCCGGCGCGGACGACGTCGACCTCGTCGTCGTGACCGTCAAGACCCCCCTGCACCGTGACGTGGTGCTGCCGGCACTCTCTGCTGGCAAGCCCGTCTTCTGCGAATGGCCCTTCGCGGTCGATCGTGACGAGGCGGAGAAGATGACGGCAGCGGCCAGGGGACTGTCGACGTTCGTGGGGCTGCAGGGACGCTCCACCCCCACCTTCAGGTGGTTGGCAGAGCTCGTGGCGCAGGGGTATGTCGGCGACGTGCTGTCCGCAAGCGTCCTTTCGACCGCCATCGAGTGGGGTACGCCCGTCTCGGACTCCATGCTGTACACGCTGGACCGCACCCAAGGGGCAACGATGCTCGGCATCGCGTTCGGGCACGCCATAGACCCCGCACTCATGGTCGTCGGTGAGCTCGGCGACGTCGTGGCCACCACCGCCGTCCGTCACCCGCACGTGCCGCTCGGCCGGACAGGACGCATGGTCGCCATGACCGCTGACGATCAGATCGCGATCTCGGGGTCGTTGCCGAACGGGGCGGTCCTCTCGGCTCATCAAAGAGGGGGCACGGCCGGAGGTCCCTCATTCTCCATGATCATCGACGGTACCGAGGGAACGCTCGAAGCGACCGCGGGCAACCATCCGCACCTCGCCCCGGTGTCCGTGCGCGGGGCACGGAAGGGTGAGAAGCTCACCGCGTTGTCGCTTCCGCCCGCGTACGACCGGTTCCCGCGCCTCGCCGGATCGGCGATCCACTCGCTGACCCATGCCTACGCTGGCATCCGAGACGAGCTTCACGGACACCGCCGCACCGTCCCCGACTTCGCCCACGGACTGAGGCGTCACCGCCTCCTGGACGCGATCGTCGAGTCCGCTGCCACCGGCCGCCGTGTCGATCTTCGGCCGCAGGCGTCCGCGCAGTCCCACCACACGTCATGA
- a CDS encoding ester cyclase translates to MSEKEVREVFDRYIEALNDHDFDRMTEFVHDELIENGRHVKREDIIAELKAHGDSVPDYTWRPVDVAVDGDKVAARLVNTGTHTKEWLGVPPTGRSLEFGEYSFHKVRDGRFYEMNYLIDAQAVQQQLDS, encoded by the coding sequence ATGTCAGAGAAGGAAGTCCGCGAAGTCTTCGATCGTTACATCGAGGCTCTCAACGATCACGATTTTGATCGAATGACCGAGTTCGTTCACGATGAACTGATCGAGAACGGCAGGCACGTCAAGCGCGAGGACATCATCGCCGAACTGAAGGCTCACGGAGATTCGGTGCCCGACTACACATGGCGGCCTGTGGACGTCGCTGTTGACGGCGACAAGGTGGCAGCTCGCCTGGTCAACACGGGCACGCACACGAAGGAGTGGCTCGGGGTGCCTCCCACCGGACGTTCCTTGGAGTTCGGTGAGTACTCGTTCCACAAGGTTCGTGACGGGCGGTTCTACGAGATGAACTACCTGATCGACGCGCAGGCGGTCCAGCAGCAGCTGGATTCCTAA
- a CDS encoding metallopeptidase family protein: MIEVSEDRFAELVEAAFAAVPDELASLLDNVVLFIEDDAPADDPTLLGLYDGIPLTERDSTYAGAMPDRIFVYRNPTLAICDTEEDVVEEVGITVVHEIAHHFGIEDDRLHELGYA, translated from the coding sequence ATGATCGAGGTGAGCGAGGACCGGTTCGCCGAGCTGGTCGAGGCCGCGTTCGCCGCCGTGCCCGACGAGCTCGCCTCGCTGCTGGACAACGTGGTGCTGTTCATCGAGGACGACGCCCCCGCGGACGACCCGACGCTGCTGGGCCTCTACGACGGCATCCCGCTGACCGAGCGGGACAGCACGTACGCCGGGGCGATGCCCGACCGCATCTTCGTCTACCGCAACCCGACGCTGGCCATCTGCGACACCGAGGAGGACGTCGTCGAGGAGGTCGGCATCACCGTGGTCCACGAGATCGCCCACCACTTCGGCATCGAGGACGACCGGCTGCACGAGCTCGGCTATGCCTGA
- a CDS encoding pirin family protein, giving the protein MPEPSSLQVSRAADRFHTTGDGVETWHSFSYGAHYDPDRIAFGPVMAINTEHVAPGRGYDLHDHADVEIVTWVLHGVLRHEDSTGQAGEVRPGTAQRLSAGTGVQHAERNASDVEPLVFVQMMLRSDHDGPPAYAQVDVDPVPGELTPTVGVQAPAELLAVRLEAGQGVSVPGAPRSLVLVTGGTIRCGDVELAAGDEARLTAVGEYDLRASSAATALIWQLQR; this is encoded by the coding sequence ATGCCTGAGCCGTCGTCCCTGCAGGTGAGCCGGGCGGCCGACCGGTTCCACACGACCGGCGACGGGGTCGAGACCTGGCACAGCTTCTCGTACGGCGCGCACTACGACCCGGACCGGATCGCGTTCGGTCCGGTCATGGCCATCAACACCGAGCACGTCGCGCCCGGTCGCGGCTACGACCTGCACGACCATGCGGACGTCGAGATCGTCACCTGGGTGCTGCACGGCGTGCTGCGTCACGAGGACTCGACCGGACAGGCCGGCGAGGTCCGGCCGGGCACCGCGCAGCGGCTGAGCGCCGGCACCGGCGTCCAGCACGCCGAGCGCAACGCCTCGGACGTCGAGCCGCTGGTCTTCGTCCAGATGATGCTGCGCTCGGACCACGACGGCCCGCCCGCGTACGCCCAGGTCGACGTGGACCCGGTCCCGGGCGAGCTGACCCCGACGGTCGGTGTCCAGGCGCCGGCCGAGCTGCTCGCGGTGCGGCTCGAGGCCGGGCAAGGCGTGTCGGTGCCCGGCGCGCCACGCAGCCTCGTCCTGGTCACCGGCGGGACCATCCGCTGCGGCGACGTCGAGCTGGCTGCCGGTGACGAGGCGAGACTCACCGCGGTCGGTGAGTACGATCTGAGGGCGTCCAGCGCCGCGACCGCGCTGATCTGGCAACTGCAGAGGTGA
- the aroQ gene encoding type II 3-dehydroquinate dehydratase, whose product MTVLVLNGPNLGRLGVREPAVYGTATYADLVARCEEVAREVGVEADVRQTDSEAEMIGWLHEAADAGSAVVLNAAAWTHTSIAVRDAAAQLGEPFVEVHLSNVHAREPFRHHSHLSDLAAAVVVGMGLEGYAAAVRFLAQPL is encoded by the coding sequence ATGACCGTCCTCGTCCTCAACGGCCCCAACCTGGGCCGCCTCGGCGTGCGTGAGCCGGCCGTCTACGGCACCGCGACGTACGCCGACCTGGTCGCTCGCTGCGAAGAGGTCGCCCGCGAGGTCGGCGTCGAGGCCGACGTCCGCCAGACCGACTCCGAGGCCGAGATGATCGGCTGGCTGCACGAGGCCGCCGACGCCGGCTCCGCCGTCGTCCTGAACGCCGCGGCCTGGACCCACACCTCGATCGCGGTGCGCGACGCTGCGGCGCAGCTCGGCGAGCCGTTCGTCGAGGTGCACCTCAGCAACGTCCACGCCCGCGAGCCGTTCCGCCACCACTCCCACCTCAGCGACCTCGCCGCGGCGGTCGTCGTGGGCATGGGGCTCGAAGGGTACGCAGCCGCAGTTCGTTTCCTCGCGCAACCGCTTTAG